One stretch of Ornithinimicrobium ciconiae DNA includes these proteins:
- a CDS encoding helix-turn-helix domain-containing transcriptional regulator, translated as MSKHTAFWEDLSRDLQDPEFLRDYVVESMRISTIDSVVNAIDDAREAAGLSKAELARAIQKEPATIRRLLSSESANPTLGTLAEVAAVLGLRITVEPIPEAERGQITQPLLEGRAADPMKLAEHLEELRRPRTRLPA; from the coding sequence ATGAGCAAGCACACCGCGTTCTGGGAGGACCTGAGCCGCGACCTCCAGGACCCGGAGTTCCTCCGCGATTACGTCGTCGAGTCCATGCGCATCTCGACCATCGACTCGGTCGTCAACGCCATCGACGACGCGCGCGAGGCTGCGGGGCTGTCCAAGGCCGAGTTGGCACGGGCCATCCAGAAGGAACCAGCGACCATCCGTCGCCTTCTTTCCTCCGAGAGCGCCAACCCGACCCTGGGCACGCTGGCCGAGGTGGCGGCAGTCCTCGGGTTGCGCATCACCGTCGAGCCCATTCCCGAGGCCGAGCGCGGCCAGATCACTCAGCCCTTGCTCGAGGGTCGGGCAGCTGACCCTATGAAGCTTGCCGAGCACCTGGAAGAGTTGCGTCGGCCCAGGACGAGGCTGCCGGCCTGA
- a CDS encoding tyrosine-type recombinase/integrase encodes MERLKSGRYRAAYTGPDGRLYRAPMTFDAKDDAIAWLSARRAEIGMEVWAPQTAAQGARRRESPTFRAYAELWLETRRTRGRELRPTTGQQYRMLLDRFIYPTFGEERIDRITHEDVNAWYDQVAPGRDTVRAQAYSLLRTILAGAASVRPTPLIPYNPAHIRGAGNAKRAHHVEPATLTELETIVTELPDRYQLMALLAAWCALRFGELAELRRADVDLRTGRVKVRRGVVRVGGQFIVGPPKSDAGVRDVAIPPHLLATVKEHLSAHTAPGKDALLFPAAADSNRHMAPSTLYKVYYPARRAAGRPDLRWHDLRHTGAVLAAQTGATLAELMGRLGHSTPGAAMRYQHAAADRDAEIARRLSELHGRTLSDEP; translated from the coding sequence GTGGAGCGGCTCAAATCCGGGCGCTACCGGGCTGCCTACACCGGCCCTGACGGTCGTCTCTACCGGGCGCCGATGACCTTCGACGCCAAGGACGACGCCATCGCCTGGCTGTCCGCGCGCCGAGCCGAGATCGGGATGGAGGTATGGGCCCCTCAGACCGCTGCTCAAGGGGCACGGCGACGGGAGTCCCCGACGTTCCGCGCATACGCCGAGCTGTGGCTGGAGACCCGCCGGACGCGTGGGCGCGAGCTGCGCCCGACGACCGGTCAGCAGTACCGGATGCTGCTGGACCGGTTCATCTACCCGACGTTCGGCGAGGAGCGCATCGACCGGATCACACACGAGGACGTCAACGCCTGGTACGACCAGGTGGCTCCGGGCCGGGACACCGTCAGGGCACAGGCATACAGCCTGCTGCGCACGATCCTCGCCGGAGCCGCGTCCGTGCGACCCACTCCCCTCATCCCGTACAACCCGGCTCACATCCGCGGCGCCGGAAACGCCAAGCGAGCCCACCACGTGGAGCCGGCGACCCTGACGGAGCTGGAGACGATCGTCACGGAGCTGCCCGACCGCTACCAGCTCATGGCGCTGCTCGCCGCCTGGTGTGCGCTGCGATTCGGCGAGCTGGCCGAACTACGCCGTGCTGACGTGGACCTCCGCACCGGGCGGGTCAAGGTCCGTCGTGGCGTCGTGCGGGTCGGCGGCCAGTTCATCGTCGGCCCACCCAAGAGCGATGCGGGCGTGCGTGACGTCGCGATCCCGCCACATCTGCTCGCTACGGTCAAAGAACATCTGTCTGCGCACACCGCGCCCGGCAAGGACGCGCTGCTCTTCCCCGCCGCGGCCGACAGCAACCGGCACATGGCACCATCGACGCTCTACAAGGTCTACTACCCAGCCAGGAGAGCCGCCGGCCGCCCGGACCTGCGCTGGCACGACCTGCGCCATACCGGGGCCGTCCTCGCCGCCCAGACCGGCGCAACCCTTGCCGAGCTCATGGGCCGGCTCGGCCACTCCACCCCCGGTGCGGCGATGCGCTACCAGCACGCCGCCGCCGACCGCGACGCCGAGATCGCGCGGCGGCTGTCAGAGCTGCACGGCAGGACGCTTTCGGATGAGCCCTGA
- a CDS encoding helix-turn-helix transcriptional regulator, producing MLPHRSSRDRLIERVAGICARAQDPLDLFERVADLVREEVPYAAGGWILIDPDTMLMTGVYAEHVDHSLHRDLIACELTVEDINKFWELARDGVAAVALSASTDGDLARSARWAQIYGPNGYGDELRAVFATGRVAWGHACLTRAAEDPFFTSKDVELIAAIAPHLGNGIRTCYLLGDLTGGDPVDAPALIVLDDDGAVVSLTPQAQEWLGPPEEVDATIVLHEVAQRARSLADGARQDEHGSDRPALARARSRSGEWLIIRGARLAASDGERSGTTALVLEPAQRADLAPLLLSLHQLTDREREVTQLLLVGMSIAEIAEQLWITPATLRGHVKSVFAKLGVSSRPELAALLSHEPRSRVRSVAPVARRNP from the coding sequence ATGCTGCCGCATCGCAGCTCCAGGGACCGCCTCATCGAGCGGGTGGCCGGGATCTGCGCGCGTGCCCAGGACCCGCTGGACCTCTTCGAGCGGGTGGCCGATCTGGTGCGCGAGGAGGTCCCCTACGCCGCCGGTGGCTGGATCCTGATCGACCCCGACACGATGCTGATGACCGGCGTCTACGCCGAGCACGTGGACCACAGCCTGCACCGGGACCTGATCGCCTGCGAGCTCACGGTGGAGGACATCAACAAGTTCTGGGAGCTGGCTCGCGACGGGGTCGCGGCGGTCGCGTTGAGCGCGAGCACCGACGGTGACCTGGCCCGGAGCGCCCGGTGGGCCCAGATCTACGGGCCCAACGGCTATGGCGACGAGTTGCGGGCTGTTTTCGCCACCGGGCGGGTCGCCTGGGGCCACGCCTGCCTCACCCGCGCCGCAGAGGACCCCTTCTTCACCTCGAAGGACGTCGAGCTGATCGCGGCCATTGCGCCGCACCTGGGCAACGGCATCCGCACCTGCTATCTGCTCGGGGACCTGACCGGCGGCGATCCGGTCGATGCCCCCGCCCTCATCGTGCTGGACGACGACGGCGCGGTCGTCTCGCTCACCCCGCAGGCGCAGGAGTGGTTGGGCCCACCGGAGGAGGTGGACGCCACCATCGTGCTCCACGAGGTGGCGCAGCGGGCCCGGTCCCTGGCGGACGGCGCACGCCAGGATGAGCACGGGAGCGACCGTCCCGCGCTTGCCAGGGCGCGGTCGCGCAGCGGCGAGTGGCTCATCATCCGTGGTGCCCGGCTCGCCGCCTCGGACGGCGAGCGCAGTGGCACGACGGCGCTGGTGCTCGAGCCCGCTCAGCGCGCGGACCTGGCACCGCTCCTGCTAAGTCTGCACCAACTCACCGACCGGGAACGCGAGGTCACCCAGCTGCTGCTCGTCGGGATGTCGATCGCGGAGATCGCCGAGCAGCTGTGGATCACCCCCGCGACCCTGCGCGGGCACGTGAAGTCGGTTTTCGCGAAACTCGGGGTGTCGAGCCGCCCCGAGCTCGCCGCCCTGCTCTCTCACGAGCCGCGATCTCGCGTGCGATCCGTCGCGCCTGTCGCCCGACGAAACCCGTGA
- the trhA gene encoding PAQR family membrane homeostasis protein TrhA — protein sequence MTDERFNTFSHLFGAVLAVAGAALLIALAGEQGDPWKIVGFSVYGLSLITLFVASALHHGIDHSPGVNSLLRTLDYTSVFFLIAGTVTPLVLVLFRNTFGWTVFGVVWAIAILGIVARSVWRQLPKWVTNTLYISLGWLTVLLVGADPSALPPGAIALMAAGGIVYSVGFVIYVVERPNLRPGVFGFHELWHTLVVVAAALHLLLMYFYVLPA from the coding sequence GTGACCGACGAGCGGTTCAACACTTTCTCGCACCTGTTCGGTGCCGTTCTGGCAGTCGCTGGTGCTGCTCTGTTGATCGCCTTGGCGGGGGAGCAGGGGGACCCGTGGAAGATCGTAGGGTTCAGTGTCTACGGCTTGTCACTGATCACCTTGTTCGTCGCGAGTGCTCTGCACCACGGCATCGACCACAGCCCGGGCGTGAATTCGCTCTTGCGCACCCTTGACTACACGTCAGTCTTCTTCCTGATCGCCGGAACGGTCACACCACTGGTCCTGGTGCTCTTCCGCAACACCTTCGGGTGGACCGTGTTCGGAGTCGTCTGGGCGATCGCGATCCTCGGCATCGTGGCGCGGTCAGTGTGGCGCCAACTGCCCAAGTGGGTGACCAATACGCTCTATATCTCGCTCGGTTGGTTGACGGTCTTGCTCGTGGGTGCCGACCCGTCGGCGCTGCCTCCCGGGGCCATAGCACTGATGGCGGCAGGCGGGATCGTCTACAGCGTGGGATTCGTGATCTATGTGGTGGAACGGCCCAATCTGCGTCCTGGTGTCTTCGGGTTCCACGAGTTGTGGCACACGCTGGTCGTCGTGGCGGCTGCCTTGCATCTGTTGCTCATGTACTTCTACGTGCTCCCGGCCTAG
- a CDS encoding GlsB/YeaQ/YmgE family stress response membrane protein, which translates to MLIIGLILFGMLVGAGAQLLLGRGSRGIDWSMAVVAGLVGSFVGGLLSSTLAGDGLALRPSGIIGSLVGAVIVTATWRYVTDRRRRG; encoded by the coding sequence ATGTTGATCATCGGTCTCATCCTGTTCGGCATGCTCGTAGGAGCCGGTGCCCAGTTGCTGCTTGGTCGAGGAAGCCGGGGAATCGACTGGAGTATGGCCGTCGTGGCCGGACTCGTGGGGTCCTTCGTCGGCGGTCTGCTCAGTAGCACACTGGCGGGTGACGGTTTGGCCCTTCGTCCAAGCGGCATCATCGGCTCTTTGGTGGGTGCCGTCATCGTCACTGCCACCTGGCGGTACGTCACAGATCGTCGTCGCCGGGGCTGA
- a CDS encoding winged helix-turn-helix transcriptional regulator: MHGYGQFCPIAKTMELLDERWTVLIVRELLSGSHHFNELRRGVPRMSPALLSKRLRDLARAGILLRQEDGGRVRYELTPGGRALAPVIEALGAWGIRWMTQLGDEDLDPHLLMWDIRRNVALETVPDGRTVMSFHFTDLPARGHDRWWMVVHRDDVELCDFDPGYPTTVQVTGPLRTMVRVWRGDVSWAHAQRDHGLRLEGSASAQAALPAWLSLSAFARIERPSLPTV; the protein is encoded by the coding sequence ATGCACGGATACGGTCAGTTCTGTCCCATCGCCAAGACCATGGAGCTGCTCGATGAGCGGTGGACCGTGCTCATCGTCAGGGAGCTGCTCTCCGGCAGCCACCACTTCAACGAGTTGCGTCGCGGTGTCCCACGGATGTCCCCTGCTCTCCTGTCCAAGCGGTTGCGCGACCTGGCCCGTGCGGGGATCCTCCTGCGACAGGAGGACGGCGGCCGGGTGCGCTACGAGCTGACCCCTGGCGGTCGCGCCCTGGCACCGGTCATCGAGGCACTCGGCGCGTGGGGCATCCGCTGGATGACGCAGCTCGGGGACGAGGACCTGGACCCGCACCTGCTCATGTGGGACATCCGACGCAACGTGGCGCTCGAGACGGTTCCCGACGGTCGCACCGTGATGAGCTTCCACTTCACCGACCTCCCTGCGCGCGGCCATGATCGCTGGTGGATGGTCGTCCACCGAGATGACGTCGAACTGTGCGACTTCGACCCCGGCTATCCGACAACCGTGCAGGTGACCGGCCCGCTCCGCACCATGGTCCGCGTGTGGCGCGGCGACGTGAGCTGGGCCCATGCCCAGCGGGATCACGGGCTGCGACTGGAGGGCAGTGCCTCGGCCCAGGCTGCCCTCCCCGCGTGGCTGAGCCTGTCCGCCTTCGCCCGGATCGAACGTCCGTCACTCCCCACTGTGTAG
- a CDS encoding class I SAM-dependent methyltransferase: protein MSTTLPAPATTTGSAESATAPPLTDGPTVPEQAGVLVGNVAGYMATRIIAIGQNAGFLEALAEHPGLTVRQLADSRDTDEFYTSVWCRGAFGAGVLERAGEGYRLAPHLATLLLDPTSPAYVGGMFPLVQQPEMFGRFSETLVSGERMWWSDTSHAWIDAVSGTGGPFYTRLVPGGLALVPGLTERLADGGLIVDSACGAGTGLLRLAEHFPSSRIIGVDGDSHSAARARQRVVDAGLIDRVEVLCQPLEQMELPAEAALVVNNISMHECRDIDLTTRRVLSALEPGGWFVVSDFPFPQSDEGLRTVPGRIMSGIQFFEAQIDDQLLPTSAYDDLLTRHGFTDLGTADLTPVHALTWGRRQL, encoded by the coding sequence ATGTCCACCACGCTTCCTGCTCCGGCCACGACCACCGGCTCGGCGGAGTCCGCCACAGCCCCGCCGCTGACCGACGGACCGACGGTGCCCGAGCAGGCTGGCGTCCTGGTCGGCAACGTCGCCGGCTACATGGCGACGCGCATCATCGCGATCGGCCAGAACGCCGGCTTTCTCGAGGCCCTGGCCGAGCACCCAGGACTGACGGTCCGGCAGCTCGCTGACAGCCGAGACACAGACGAGTTCTACACCTCCGTGTGGTGCCGGGGAGCGTTCGGTGCAGGCGTCCTGGAGCGTGCGGGCGAGGGCTACCGGCTGGCCCCCCACCTGGCCACGCTTCTTCTCGACCCGACCTCGCCCGCCTATGTCGGCGGCATGTTCCCCCTGGTCCAGCAACCGGAGATGTTCGGCCGGTTTTCCGAGACGCTCGTGTCGGGAGAGCGGATGTGGTGGAGCGACACCAGCCATGCCTGGATCGATGCGGTCTCCGGGACCGGCGGACCGTTCTACACCAGGCTCGTGCCCGGCGGGCTCGCGCTGGTCCCGGGCCTGACAGAGCGACTCGCAGACGGCGGCCTCATCGTGGACTCGGCCTGCGGCGCGGGCACCGGCCTGCTCCGTCTTGCCGAGCACTTCCCGAGCTCCCGGATCATCGGCGTCGACGGTGATTCCCACTCGGCGGCGCGTGCCCGGCAGCGGGTCGTGGACGCCGGCCTCATCGACCGGGTCGAGGTGCTGTGCCAGCCGCTGGAGCAGATGGAGCTCCCGGCAGAAGCCGCCCTGGTGGTCAACAACATCTCGATGCACGAGTGCCGGGACATCGACCTGACCACCCGTCGGGTCCTGAGCGCGCTTGAGCCGGGCGGCTGGTTCGTCGTCTCAGACTTCCCGTTCCCGCAGTCGGACGAGGGCCTGCGGACGGTCCCGGGCCGGATCATGTCCGGGATCCAGTTCTTCGAGGCGCAGATCGACGACCAGCTGCTGCCGACGTCCGCCTACGACGACCTCCTGACCCGGCACGGGTTCACCGACCTGGGCACCGCGGACCTCACCCCGGTGCACGCCCTCACCTGGGGACGGCGCCAGCTCTAG
- a CDS encoding lactonase family protein, with protein sequence MSELILIANADDGSISALRLHRGEAPRLEVLKTTTGLTGCSTFAVDPDRDLVHAAYKGDQPGIATLRLDRTTGALEELSRTASEHSMTYLSLAHEGTVLLGASYGGGSGRAWPVQHEEQVRLGESTPQVSFANLHCVVPAAAEGGPVAYFVSLGDDLVAQFNLDASGTLTPLDPPTVAAPQGSGPRHLVVDGDHAYLVTEFSGEAIRYDRAADGSLTSGEAVSIVDPRHGLAHSRLGADPVQEHLVWGADLHRAGSWLITSERSSSELASIPVDASGRLGEPAHFAPTQQQPRGFNVTADGRFVVSVGERSTRAELLRVEDDGVLTSLGTAEIGRGPNWVRILE encoded by the coding sequence GTGAGCGAACTCATCCTGATTGCCAATGCCGACGACGGCTCCATCAGCGCGCTGCGCCTGCACCGTGGCGAGGCTCCTCGGCTCGAGGTGCTGAAGACCACCACGGGGCTCACCGGGTGCAGCACCTTCGCGGTGGACCCGGACCGCGACCTGGTGCACGCGGCATACAAGGGGGATCAGCCCGGGATCGCCACCCTGCGCCTGGACCGCACCACGGGGGCGCTCGAGGAGCTGTCCCGCACTGCCAGCGAGCACAGCATGACCTATCTGTCGCTGGCGCACGAGGGGACTGTGCTCCTGGGCGCGTCCTACGGCGGCGGGTCGGGGCGTGCCTGGCCGGTGCAGCACGAGGAGCAGGTCCGCCTCGGGGAGTCCACACCGCAGGTCAGCTTTGCCAACCTGCACTGCGTCGTGCCAGCCGCCGCAGAGGGCGGCCCCGTCGCCTACTTCGTCTCCCTCGGTGACGACCTCGTCGCACAGTTCAACCTGGACGCCAGCGGCACGCTGACCCCGCTCGATCCGCCCACCGTGGCGGCGCCGCAGGGCTCGGGTCCGCGGCACCTGGTGGTGGACGGCGACCATGCCTACCTGGTGACCGAGTTCTCCGGCGAGGCGATCCGCTATGACCGGGCTGCCGACGGCTCGCTGACTTCCGGTGAGGCGGTCAGCATCGTCGACCCACGGCACGGACTGGCGCACAGCCGGCTCGGTGCGGACCCGGTGCAGGAGCACCTCGTCTGGGGCGCAGACCTGCACCGTGCCGGATCATGGCTGATCACCTCCGAGCGCAGCTCCTCCGAGCTGGCCTCGATCCCCGTCGACGCCTCCGGGCGGCTCGGCGAGCCAGCCCACTTCGCACCGACTCAGCAGCAGCCGCGCGGCTTCAACGTCACGGCAGACGGACGATTCGTGGTGAGCGTGGGGGAGAGGTCCACCCGCGCCGAGCTCCTCCGCGTCGAGGATGATGGTGTCCTCACCTCGCTGGGAACTGCCGAGATCGGTCGCGGCCCCAACTGGGTGCGCATCCTGGAGTGA
- a CDS encoding glycosyltransferase family 2 protein has product MTQRIAVITIVHGRQEHLTGLLWGLGRQERPPDLCVVVAMDDPEVASVVTGWTPEVTQTLVPSIPGAHEGLPLAAARNVGARTALEAGADVLIFLDVDCIPSPTLVRRYAETLAAVATSPRPGPTVLAGEVTYLPPVAHPRDYRRADLAALARPHPARPSLAADEVRPGQDLRLFWSLSFAVGTADWVRLGGFDEGYVGYGAEDTDFGQRLGAADGQLLWVGGAAAFHQHHPSPTPPLQHLASIVANANRFRRRWGWFPMADWLEQFQRLGLAEQDPHTQEWLVLTHGPE; this is encoded by the coding sequence ATGACGCAGCGGATCGCGGTGATCACTATCGTGCACGGCCGTCAGGAGCACCTGACAGGGCTGCTGTGGGGACTCGGGCGGCAGGAGCGTCCGCCGGACCTGTGTGTCGTGGTGGCCATGGACGACCCCGAGGTGGCGTCGGTGGTCACCGGCTGGACTCCGGAGGTGACCCAGACACTGGTGCCCAGCATCCCGGGTGCGCACGAGGGGCTGCCTCTGGCGGCTGCCCGCAATGTCGGGGCGCGCACGGCCCTCGAGGCCGGGGCAGACGTACTGATCTTCCTGGACGTGGACTGCATCCCCTCTCCCACGCTGGTGCGCAGGTATGCCGAGACGCTGGCGGCCGTGGCCACGTCTCCACGACCCGGTCCCACCGTTCTCGCGGGTGAGGTGACCTATCTGCCCCCGGTGGCACACCCGCGCGACTACCGCCGCGCCGACCTGGCGGCTCTGGCCCGACCCCATCCGGCCCGGCCGAGCCTTGCCGCCGATGAGGTGCGTCCCGGACAGGATCTGCGGCTGTTCTGGTCGCTGTCCTTCGCCGTCGGGACGGCCGACTGGGTCCGGCTCGGCGGATTTGACGAGGGTTATGTCGGCTACGGGGCCGAAGACACCGACTTCGGGCAGCGGCTGGGCGCAGCAGATGGTCAACTGCTGTGGGTCGGCGGTGCGGCCGCCTTCCACCAGCACCATCCCTCCCCCACGCCGCCCCTGCAGCACCTGGCGTCAATCGTCGCCAATGCCAACCGGTTCCGCCGACGGTGGGGTTGGTTCCCGATGGCCGACTGGCTGGAGCAGTTCCAGAGGCTGGGCCTGGCCGAGCAGGACCCGCACACGCAGGAGTGGCTGGTGCTCACGCACGGGCCCGAGTGA
- a CDS encoding glycosyltransferase produces the protein MIGYYAHHQGAGHVTRLQSIAAHLEQEVVWGLSSLPRPPTWSGPWTHLAHDDAPGAEMSMDVTAGGVLHWAPLGHPGLSHRMSQLAEWVHRHRPRLLVVDVSVEVALFARLMGVPTVVVALPGLRTDRVHQLAYDSASALLAPWPEAAHGHDWPAHWSQKVWCVGGISRFDGREPLPQPGPRTRRRVLVVWGSGGRSVHDAAVAQAAAATPGWEWVERRPGSAPSVDLWADLGAADVVVCHGGQNAVAEVAAARRPAVVVAQDRPFGEQEATVAALERLGLAVGLSQWPPADQWVALVERAARLGGDGWGRWSSGEGARQAASHLTRWGLSPSGLSA, from the coding sequence GTGATCGGCTACTACGCCCACCATCAGGGTGCTGGTCACGTCACCCGGCTGCAGTCCATCGCAGCCCACCTGGAGCAGGAGGTGGTCTGGGGGCTCAGCTCGCTGCCCCGCCCGCCCACGTGGAGCGGACCGTGGACGCACCTGGCGCATGATGACGCACCGGGCGCCGAGATGTCGATGGACGTGACCGCCGGTGGCGTGCTGCACTGGGCGCCGCTGGGACACCCGGGGCTCAGCCACCGGATGAGCCAGCTGGCGGAGTGGGTCCATCGGCACCGCCCCAGGCTGCTGGTGGTCGACGTGTCCGTCGAGGTCGCACTGTTTGCCCGGCTGATGGGCGTGCCGACGGTGGTCGTCGCCCTCCCGGGCCTGCGCACGGACCGGGTGCATCAGCTCGCCTACGACTCCGCCTCGGCGCTGCTCGCGCCGTGGCCGGAGGCGGCGCACGGTCACGACTGGCCGGCCCACTGGTCGCAGAAGGTGTGGTGTGTCGGGGGCATCTCCCGCTTCGACGGGCGAGAACCGCTCCCGCAGCCCGGGCCCCGGACCCGGCGTCGGGTGCTGGTGGTGTGGGGCAGCGGTGGACGCTCGGTCCATGACGCCGCCGTCGCGCAAGCCGCTGCCGCCACGCCGGGCTGGGAGTGGGTGGAGCGGCGCCCTGGCTCGGCACCCTCGGTCGACCTGTGGGCCGACCTGGGGGCGGCGGATGTCGTGGTCTGTCACGGTGGGCAGAACGCCGTCGCGGAGGTCGCGGCAGCGCGTCGGCCCGCGGTGGTCGTTGCCCAGGATCGTCCATTCGGGGAGCAGGAGGCGACGGTGGCGGCCCTGGAGCGGTTGGGTCTGGCCGTGGGGCTGTCCCAGTGGCCCCCGGCGGACCAGTGGGTGGCCCTGGTGGAGCGCGCTGCCCGGCTGGGCGGCGACGGCTGGGGGCGCTGGTCCAGCGGCGAGGGCGCCCGCCAGGCCGCCTCTCACCTGACCCGGTGGGGTCTGAGTCCCAGCGGACTGTCGGCATGA
- a CDS encoding glycosyltransferase: MHVVILAAASHPLREPFAGGLESLTWHLVRGLRERGVEVTLFSGPGTDPDLGAHEILVEPLDLSDAARRDVAMPAERWLREHHSYLQAMLELRDRTDVDLIHNNSLHYLPIALAATVPMSMVTTLHTPPTPWLEPAIRLMDQRRAQFVAVSGHTARSWRHVTTPDVVLNGVDVDAWRPGPGGSDLVWFGRLVPEKAPHEALSIARRAGYRIRLAGPVADRDYFEGAVRPLLGPHAEYLGHLGTADLAALVGQSAATLVTPVWDEPYGLVAAESLACGTPVLGYERGGLPEFVPPHCGVLVPGGDVAEAARQVDAATGLHRVACRRQAEQHCSIDRMIDAYLEVYSRLLSPGRAA, translated from the coding sequence GTGCACGTCGTGATCCTCGCGGCGGCCAGCCACCCACTGCGAGAGCCCTTCGCCGGCGGCCTGGAGTCGCTGACCTGGCACCTGGTGCGGGGCCTGCGCGAGCGCGGGGTGGAGGTGACGCTGTTCTCCGGTCCCGGCACTGACCCCGATCTCGGGGCCCACGAGATCCTGGTCGAGCCGCTGGACCTCAGCGACGCGGCGCGGCGTGACGTCGCCATGCCGGCCGAGCGGTGGCTGCGCGAGCACCACTCCTACCTGCAGGCGATGCTCGAGCTGCGGGACCGCACGGACGTGGACCTGATCCACAACAACAGCCTGCACTATCTGCCGATCGCCCTGGCCGCGACCGTGCCGATGTCCATGGTGACGACCCTGCACACCCCGCCCACGCCGTGGCTGGAGCCGGCGATCCGACTGATGGACCAACGTCGTGCCCAGTTCGTCGCCGTCAGCGGGCACACCGCACGGTCCTGGCGGCACGTCACCACACCGGATGTGGTCCTCAACGGGGTCGACGTGGATGCGTGGCGGCCGGGGCCCGGGGGATCCGACCTGGTCTGGTTCGGCCGGCTCGTCCCGGAGAAGGCACCGCACGAGGCCCTGAGCATCGCCCGACGCGCCGGCTACCGGATCCGGCTCGCGGGCCCGGTAGCGGACCGCGACTACTTCGAGGGTGCGGTTCGCCCGCTGCTGGGACCACACGCGGAGTATCTCGGACACCTCGGCACGGCGGACCTGGCCGCTCTGGTCGGTCAGAGTGCGGCGACCCTGGTGACGCCGGTGTGGGACGAGCCCTATGGACTCGTCGCCGCGGAGTCGCTCGCCTGTGGGACACCGGTCCTGGGTTATGAGCGCGGCGGCCTGCCAGAGTTTGTGCCACCGCACTGCGGGGTGCTCGTGCCAGGAGGCGACGTCGCGGAGGCGGCACGTCAGGTGGATGCGGCGACCGGCCTGCACCGCGTGGCCTGCCGCCGCCAGGCGGAGCAGCACTGCTCCATCGACCGGATGATCGATGCCTATCTGGAGGTCTACTCCCGACTGCTCAGCCCGGGACGGGCCGCGTGA
- a CDS encoding glycosyltransferase family protein has protein sequence MVLRVASVPSAHVYVRHLSVDPDHRVIRLPDPSPGPGLPAGQWWPPRMLDADWVREHADEFDVMHIHFGFDAVSPDELTALVRELRAAGKPLVLTVHDLRNPHHSEPGLHEEQLAVLVAGADALITLTPGAAQEIRRRWEREAHVLPHPHVVEEPRLRRPRPRRSGFVIGVHAKSVRASMDPLFDIDTVVEVLPDLPGARLQVNAHTDVMTPGSPRYERALAERLRGLAAAGEVDLHVHDYLSDADLWDYLQGLDVSVLPYRFGTHSGWLEACYDLGTVVAAPDCGFYADQRPCLSFPAGPDDARREGLGQALLTAYEQRPDWRADPDQRARERAFLTQAHHELYSRVLAGSVACTS, from the coding sequence ATGGTGCTTCGCGTCGCGTCGGTGCCGTCCGCGCACGTCTATGTCCGCCACCTGTCGGTCGACCCCGACCACCGCGTCATCCGGCTGCCAGATCCCTCGCCCGGACCAGGGCTGCCCGCCGGCCAGTGGTGGCCACCGCGCATGCTCGACGCGGACTGGGTGCGCGAGCACGCTGACGAGTTTGACGTCATGCACATCCACTTCGGGTTTGACGCCGTCTCGCCCGATGAGCTCACCGCTCTCGTGCGCGAGCTGCGCGCGGCGGGCAAGCCCCTCGTCCTGACCGTCCATGACCTGCGCAACCCGCACCACAGCGAGCCGGGGCTGCACGAAGAGCAGTTGGCCGTCCTCGTGGCCGGTGCCGACGCCCTGATCACCCTGACGCCGGGGGCGGCACAGGAGATCCGGCGCCGCTGGGAGCGGGAGGCACACGTCCTGCCCCATCCCCACGTGGTGGAGGAGCCGAGGCTGCGTCGCCCCCGGCCGCGCCGCAGCGGCTTCGTCATCGGGGTGCACGCCAAGAGCGTGCGCGCCAGTATGGACCCGCTGTTCGACATCGACACCGTCGTGGAGGTGCTGCCCGACCTGCCCGGCGCCCGCCTGCAGGTGAATGCCCACACCGACGTGATGACCCCCGGGTCACCCCGTTATGAGAGGGCGTTGGCCGAGCGGCTGCGTGGGCTCGCCGCAGCCGGCGAGGTGGACCTGCACGTGCACGACTATCTCTCGGACGCCGACCTGTGGGACTACCTGCAGGGGTTGGACGTGTCGGTCCTGCCCTATCGCTTCGGCACCCACTCGGGCTGGCTGGAGGCCTGCTACGACCTGGGCACGGTCGTGGCGGCGCCGGACTGCGGCTTCTACGCCGACCAGCGTCCCTGCCTGAGCTTTCCGGCAGGCCCGGACGACGCGCGTCGGGAGGGTCTCGGACAGGCCCTGCTCACGGCATACGAGCAGCGGCCGGACTGGCGTGCTGACCCGGACCAGCGGGCGAGGGAGCGCGCCTTCCTCACCCAGGCACACCACGAGCTCTACTCCCGGGTCCTGGCAGGGAGCGTGGCGTGCACGTCGTGA